A single Paenibacillus kribbensis DNA region contains:
- a CDS encoding toll/interleukin-1 receptor domain-containing protein, which translates to MINIFISYSNIDRELASAFINKLRDFDIRVSVDVLDLKIGDDWQTVLNNGLRNSDAVVILITKNSIRSDNVMSELHASLAYMKERGKPKILPIIFDDVPIPDPLKHILALRADRDNLDLTMYKIKDSIAGITGELIAKADEKKESSAKVESSAEQYIHDSLNTLEKKERKYNLIAYGCYIVSCFSLIGCIILALARGNTLLKFYVDTTVYKYIEFSLLNILTISLIIALARLSFILGKSFMVEALRNADRIHAISFGKFYLKAYGEKAEWNEIKEAFQHWNIDNGSSFISQSTKDFDPELIQNLIEFTKAIKGNEK; encoded by the coding sequence ATGATCAATATCTTTATTTCTTATTCTAATATAGATAGAGAATTAGCCAGTGCATTTATAAATAAATTAAGAGATTTTGATATTCGAGTATCTGTAGATGTTTTGGATTTGAAAATCGGAGATGATTGGCAGACGGTTTTGAATAATGGGCTTAGGAATTCTGATGCAGTAGTAATATTGATTACAAAAAATTCAATTAGAAGCGATAATGTTATGTCAGAATTACACGCTTCCCTAGCTTACATGAAAGAACGAGGAAAACCCAAGATTCTTCCTATCATCTTTGATGATGTTCCAATCCCCGATCCATTAAAACATATCTTAGCATTAAGGGCTGATCGAGATAATCTGGATTTAACGATGTATAAAATAAAAGATTCTATTGCAGGAATAACAGGCGAATTAATAGCAAAAGCTGATGAAAAGAAAGAGTCGAGTGCTAAAGTAGAATCATCTGCCGAACAATATATTCATGATTCACTAAACACATTAGAGAAAAAGGAGAGAAAGTATAATTTAATTGCATATGGTTGTTATATAGTATCTTGTTTCAGTTTGATAGGATGTATAATTTTGGCTCTTGCACGAGGAAATACTTTGTTAAAATTTTATGTAGATACCACGGTGTATAAATATATTGAATTTTCTTTGCTGAATATTTTGACTATTAGTTTAATTATTGCATTGGCTAGATTGTCATTTATTTTAGGGAAATCGTTTATGGTAGAAGCATTAAGAAATGCTGATCGAATTCATGCAATATCTTTTGGAAAATTTTATTTGAAAGCATATGGTGAAAAAGCCGAATGGAATGAAATAAAAGAGGCGTTTCAACATTGGAATATTGATAATGGCTCTTCGTTTATTTCTCAGTCAACTAAAGACTTTGATCCAGAATTGATCCAAAATTTAATTGAATTTACAAAAGCAATAAAAGGAAATGAAAAGTAA
- a CDS encoding DUF6809 family protein — MINTLESLTEPLIRIRLELLYTELLECHKEYTQLSSETDQYFKTLRDALPDQLQHTVFLYEDAQISLQSILERSIYIQGFKDALQLLSELQNSSI; from the coding sequence ATGATTAATACATTAGAATCATTAACAGAGCCGCTTATAAGAATACGTTTAGAATTACTCTATACTGAGCTTCTGGAGTGTCATAAGGAGTACACTCAGCTTTCTTCGGAGACAGATCAATATTTTAAAACGCTTCGTGATGCTTTGCCCGATCAACTTCAACATACGGTTTTTCTTTACGAAGACGCCCAAATTTCTCTCCAATCCATCCTAGAAAGAAGTATCTACATACAAGGTTTCAAAGATGCTCTACAACTATTAAGTGAATTGCAAAATTCTAGTATTTAG
- a CDS encoding helix-turn-helix domain-containing protein, with product MNVIKCNIRELMAEHRIDDITELMAKSGLSRNSINKLYRETNIETTKLETLFKLCDTFNCKLSDLIEYVPEENQ from the coding sequence ATGAACGTAATCAAGTGCAATATACGAGAACTCATGGCAGAACATCGAATAGATGATATAACAGAATTGATGGCGAAATCGGGCTTAAGTCGGAATTCAATCAACAAGTTGTATAGGGAAACGAATATAGAAACAACAAAGCTGGAAACTTTATTCAAGCTATGCGATACATTTAACTGCAAATTATCAGATTTAATTGAGTATGTACCCGAAGAAAACCAGTAG
- a CDS encoding exosporium protein C: protein MVRILDKAAVQPRRRFNLANSFTIRRSPARSLLATITLRIPVNSQPNRVDLVATVGVRGVTGIAQILFRIFRDGREIFNTQQGIESAGSEQNYAVTFQAEDRNVKAGAHVYTVTAENLTAKTRADVVGPVSFSGLAVKTRT from the coding sequence GTGGTACGTATTCTTGATAAAGCTGCCGTACAACCGCGCCGTAGATTCAACTTAGCAAACTCATTTACTATCCGACGTTCACCAGCAAGATCTCTCCTGGCAACAATCACTTTACGGATTCCAGTCAATTCTCAACCTAATCGGGTAGATTTAGTAGCAACTGTGGGTGTTCGAGGTGTCACTGGCATTGCGCAAATACTCTTTAGAATCTTCCGCGATGGAAGAGAGATTTTCAACACCCAACAAGGTATCGAATCTGCTGGTTCTGAACAAAATTATGCAGTTACGTTCCAGGCGGAAGATAGAAATGTAAAAGCCGGTGCCCATGTTTACACAGTCACAGCAGAAAACCTTACTGCAAAAACAAGAGCCGATGTTGTTGGGCCTGTATCGTTTAGTGGGTTAGCCGTTAAAACGAGAACCTAA
- a CDS encoding retropepsin-like aspartic protease — protein sequence MRINYDGQLIMTSLTVTFRGRDLRIDDVIIDTGSSHTIISPDILENIGVTYETGDSIYEAYGIGGSIPFYTKIMDRIEIGTSSIENIEIDVGILPKDHKGLLGLDILKQQNFIIDLKTLELRI from the coding sequence ATGAGAATTAACTATGACGGACAATTAATTATGACGTCACTTACTGTAACATTCAGAGGAAGAGATTTGAGAATAGATGATGTAATTATAGATACAGGATCTTCCCATACTATAATTAGTCCTGATATCTTAGAGAATATCGGTGTGACTTACGAAACAGGGGATTCAATATATGAAGCATATGGGATCGGCGGAAGCATTCCATTCTACACAAAGATTATGGACAGGATTGAAATAGGTACAAGCAGCATTGAAAATATAGAAATAGATGTAGGCATACTGCCTAAAGATCATAAAGGGCTACTTGGACTGGATATTCTGAAACAACAAAATTTTATTATTGACTTGAAAACATTAGAATTACGTATATGA
- a CDS encoding nuclear transport factor 2 family protein: protein MNRNQAFRIIGKYFESWIKKDIEMFGKVVHDAAIIKECTGAVMEGKNELVNWFTQWNNSDNKVDCWEIKEIGFDEASEAAFVEWRFKCLYDAQEYEWDGASIVYFKDSLIIELNEYKMKQNKFFPYRSVKNKESAREYRDGLDSR from the coding sequence TTGAATCGAAATCAAGCATTTAGAATAATTGGTAAATACTTTGAATCATGGATTAAGAAAGACATTGAAATGTTTGGTAAGGTTGTACATGATGCAGCTATTATAAAGGAATGTACCGGTGCAGTCATGGAAGGAAAAAATGAATTAGTAAACTGGTTCACTCAATGGAATAACAGTGATAATAAGGTTGATTGCTGGGAAATCAAAGAAATAGGATTTGATGAAGCAAGTGAAGCAGCGTTTGTTGAATGGAGATTCAAGTGTTTATACGATGCTCAAGAATATGAATGGGATGGGGCTAGTATAGTATATTTCAAAGATTCTTTAATAATTGAACTGAATGAGTATAAAATGAAGCAAAATAAGTTTTTTCCTTACAGAAGCGTAAAAAACAAAGAAAGCGCAAGGGAATACAGGGACGGACTTGACAGCAGATAA
- a CDS encoding sulfurtransferase has protein sequence MKSIVSKRWLLARLYEPDIIIADCRSLLGQAGAGRAQFNEDHIPGAIHFDLEEDLTAPLGEHGGRHPLPDADTLAARLSRAGINATSRIIAYDDQGGMMASRFWWLLRYLGHEQVYVLEEGYSAWKAAKFPVTADRPIRIPSTFTPNVQAQMLTNMKEVQRVSAGSVPTGTYILIDSRERPRYLGLEEPIDTAAGHIPGAVNFFWKEVLDAKGSFKNGEQLQEHFANLDPNAEIIVYCGSGVSACPNVLALNEAGFSKVRLYPGSWSDWISYEENPVATEEE, from the coding sequence ATGAAATCCATCGTATCCAAACGCTGGCTACTGGCCCGCTTGTATGAGCCAGACATTATCATTGCCGACTGCCGTTCCCTGCTCGGACAAGCAGGAGCGGGACGGGCTCAATTTAATGAAGACCATATTCCAGGGGCGATTCACTTCGATTTGGAAGAAGACCTCACAGCCCCTCTTGGCGAGCATGGCGGTCGCCATCCATTACCTGATGCGGATACACTTGCCGCACGTCTGAGTCGTGCCGGAATCAACGCAACTTCACGCATCATCGCTTACGATGACCAAGGCGGTATGATGGCCTCCCGCTTCTGGTGGCTGCTGCGCTATCTCGGGCATGAACAGGTATATGTGCTGGAAGAAGGCTACAGCGCTTGGAAGGCAGCGAAGTTCCCCGTTACGGCAGACCGGCCGATTCGCATACCAAGTACATTCACCCCGAATGTACAGGCGCAAATGCTCACAAATATGAAAGAGGTGCAGCGTGTGTCTGCAGGCTCCGTTCCCACTGGCACTTATATATTGATCGACTCAAGAGAGCGGCCACGCTACCTCGGGCTGGAAGAACCTATAGATACAGCAGCAGGACATATCCCCGGTGCGGTGAATTTCTTTTGGAAAGAAGTATTAGACGCAAAAGGCAGCTTTAAAAATGGAGAACAATTGCAAGAGCACTTTGCCAACCTTGACCCAAATGCAGAAATCATCGTGTATTGCGGTTCCGGCGTATCCGCCTGCCCCAATGTACTGGCCCTGAATGAAGCTGGCTTTAGTAAGGTGCGTTTATATCCGGGAAGCTGGAGCGATTGGATCAGTTATGAGGAAAATCCGGTAGCGACCGAGGAAGAATAA
- a CDS encoding DMT family transporter, which translates to MNQAHKTSFSFELLYIVGIIAISFSSIFVRWSEAEVSVIAMYRLYLTNLVMLPLVWKYRAELFSLTRKQWILILWSGIALGLHFLLWMGSLRLTTVASSTVIMTLEPILVMLGSFLFFRTGTNRAMLIGMGMAFIGSLAIGAGDFHVSGQALLGDALSFLGMVAVSIHMLMGKHLREHLSAFVYNFWVFAIAATSLALYNVVNAIPFTGYAPREWGLFLLLAIVPTLFGHYLFNWLLKYITATAVSMAVLGEPVISSLLAWVLLGERLSALQFGAGFFILLGVWIFIRYGTDFKKPVVHQSELSTTEHPLKASS; encoded by the coding sequence ATGAATCAAGCACACAAAACGTCATTTTCTTTTGAATTACTGTACATCGTAGGCATTATCGCTATATCGTTCTCCTCAATCTTCGTCAGATGGTCTGAAGCCGAGGTGTCCGTCATCGCTATGTACCGTTTGTACCTGACCAACCTCGTCATGCTGCCGTTGGTCTGGAAATACCGCGCCGAGCTATTCAGCCTCACTCGCAAGCAGTGGATACTAATCCTCTGGTCCGGTATCGCATTAGGGCTGCATTTCTTGCTCTGGATGGGCTCACTGCGACTGACCACCGTTGCAAGCTCTACCGTTATTATGACATTGGAGCCGATCCTTGTCATGCTCGGTTCTTTTTTGTTTTTCCGGACAGGCACCAATCGCGCAATGCTCATCGGAATGGGTATGGCCTTTATCGGCTCATTGGCCATCGGGGCCGGGGATTTTCACGTCTCGGGACAAGCACTGCTTGGAGACGCATTGTCCTTCTTGGGTATGGTAGCCGTTTCCATCCATATGCTAATGGGCAAACATCTACGCGAGCATTTGAGCGCTTTTGTGTATAACTTTTGGGTATTCGCCATCGCCGCCACATCGCTTGCGTTGTATAATGTGGTCAATGCCATTCCTTTTACCGGATACGCTCCACGGGAATGGGGACTGTTCCTGCTGCTCGCGATTGTACCCACATTGTTCGGACATTACCTGTTTAACTGGCTGCTCAAATACATTACCGCCACCGCGGTGTCGATGGCGGTACTCGGTGAGCCCGTTATTTCTTCCCTGCTAGCTTGGGTGCTGCTGGGAGAAAGACTATCAGCCTTGCAATTTGGTGCAGGCTTCTTCATCCTGCTGGGGGTATGGATTTTTATTCGCTACGGAACGGATTTTAAAAAGCCAGTCGTCCACCAAAGTGAACTGTCTACCACGGAGCATCCCCTGAAGGCCAGTTCTTAG
- the dapD gene encoding 2,3,4,5-tetrahydropyridine-2,6-dicarboxylate N-acetyltransferase has product MSIEMNTQEVINVIKNSKKKTPVKVYVKGALASATFGENVQAFISGDSGVVFGDWADIKPVLDSANAKEEDYVVENDRRNSAVPMLDLKGINARIEPGAYIRDMVGIGNNAVIMMGAVINIGVTIGEGTMIDMNAVLGGRVKVGNMCHIGAGVVLAGVIEPPSAQPVIVEDEVLIGANSVVLEGVRIGKGAVVAAGAVVTEDVPPYSVVAGTPARVIKQVDDKTKSKTEILKELRVL; this is encoded by the coding sequence ATGTCCATCGAAATGAATACACAAGAAGTCATCAACGTAATTAAAAACAGCAAGAAAAAGACGCCTGTTAAAGTATATGTAAAAGGAGCTTTGGCTTCCGCAACCTTTGGCGAGAATGTGCAAGCTTTTATTTCCGGGGACAGTGGTGTTGTATTTGGCGATTGGGCAGACATCAAGCCTGTACTGGACAGCGCAAACGCTAAAGAAGAAGACTATGTGGTGGAAAATGACCGCCGTAACTCTGCAGTGCCTATGCTTGATCTGAAGGGCATCAATGCACGTATTGAGCCAGGTGCGTATATTCGCGATATGGTCGGTATCGGCAATAATGCAGTCATTATGATGGGCGCAGTGATTAACATCGGTGTTACGATTGGTGAAGGCACGATGATTGATATGAATGCTGTACTTGGCGGTCGTGTTAAAGTCGGCAACATGTGCCATATTGGTGCAGGCGTTGTCCTAGCGGGTGTCATTGAACCACCGTCCGCACAGCCTGTTATCGTAGAAGATGAAGTATTGATCGGTGCAAATTCAGTCGTATTGGAAGGCGTACGAATCGGTAAAGGTGCGGTTGTTGCAGCCGGAGCTGTCGTAACGGAAGATGTGCCTCCATACTCCGTGGTTGCTGGTACACCAGCACGTGTGATCAAACAGGTCGACGACAAGACGAAATCCAAAACTGAGATTTTGAAAGAGCTACGCGTTCTGTAA
- a CDS encoding N-acetyldiaminopimelate deacetylase yields MSTVDYRSFVQIRRDLHQIPEPGFEEYKTQQYLLNYLGTLPQERLEIRTWRTGILVFIHGTAPERRYGYRCDMDGLPIEEETGYDFRSTHPGYMHACGHDLHMTIGLGIVTHFASHSMKDDLVVIFQPAEEGPGGALPMRDSAELADWMPDEIIALHVAPEYPVGTIATRPGILFANTSELFIDLKGTGGHAAYPHKANDMVVAACQLVGQLQTIVARNVNPLDAAVVTVGKVSGGTKQNIIAETARLEGTIRTLSAGTMKLVKSRIEALVRGMEAGFECQAEIHYGSNYLQVYNEAKVTEEFMNWVSDRQDVQLIECGEAMTGEDFGYFLERIPGLMFWLGVDTPYGLHHAKLEPAEEAIEVAIRVLTDYFTWKSQG; encoded by the coding sequence ATGAGTACAGTCGATTACCGTTCTTTTGTCCAAATACGGAGGGATTTACATCAGATTCCCGAACCAGGTTTTGAGGAATATAAAACACAGCAATATTTGTTGAATTATTTGGGAACGCTCCCTCAGGAGCGTCTGGAAATTCGTACATGGCGTACAGGTATATTGGTGTTCATTCATGGAACGGCTCCCGAACGCCGCTATGGATATCGTTGCGATATGGACGGCTTACCGATTGAAGAAGAGACGGGGTATGATTTTCGTTCGACCCATCCCGGCTATATGCATGCTTGCGGACACGATTTACATATGACGATTGGGCTGGGCATAGTCACTCATTTTGCAAGTCATTCCATGAAGGACGATCTGGTTGTGATATTTCAACCTGCCGAGGAAGGGCCGGGCGGAGCGTTGCCGATGCGTGACAGCGCAGAACTGGCAGACTGGATGCCGGATGAAATTATCGCGCTGCATGTGGCACCGGAGTATCCGGTCGGTACGATTGCGACTCGCCCGGGCATTTTATTTGCCAACACATCGGAGCTTTTCATCGATCTGAAGGGTACAGGTGGGCACGCTGCTTATCCGCACAAGGCAAACGATATGGTCGTCGCTGCTTGTCAGCTGGTAGGCCAACTGCAAACCATTGTAGCTCGTAATGTAAATCCGCTCGATGCAGCAGTCGTTACCGTCGGTAAGGTTAGCGGCGGCACGAAGCAGAATATTATCGCGGAAACCGCACGTTTGGAGGGGACCATTCGTACATTGTCAGCGGGTACCATGAAGCTGGTTAAATCCCGGATTGAAGCGCTGGTGCGCGGTATGGAAGCTGGGTTTGAATGCCAGGCGGAAATTCATTATGGCTCCAATTATTTGCAAGTGTACAATGAAGCCAAGGTGACAGAAGAATTCATGAACTGGGTCAGTGATCGGCAGGATGTGCAGCTCATTGAATGCGGGGAAGCGATGACCGGCGAGGATTTCGGATATTTTCTGGAGCGGATTCCGGGCCTGATGTTCTGGCTCGGTGTTGATACGCCTTATGGCTTGCACCATGCCAAGCTGGAGCCTGCGGAGGAAGCGATCGAGGTAGCCATTCGTGTGCTGACAGATTATTTTACATGGAAGTCTCAAGGGTAA
- a CDS encoding ABC transporter ATP-binding protein codes for MGEQTIIRFERVTKQYDNDPPVLANVSFEIERGKFYTLLGPSGCGKTTILRMIAGFAEPTEGSIYLNDKLINRVPANERQVNTVFQDYALFPHLNVFENVAFGLRIKKMNKKDIQEKVTQALSFVNLEGYGEREISEMSGGQRQRVAIARAIVNEPEVLLLDEPLSALDLKLRTEMQYILREMQQRLGITFIFVTHDQEEALAMSDEIFVMNKGKIEQSGTPNDIYDEPINRFVADFIGESNIVPGRMIADYQVEFNGRQFECVDGGLRPNEPIEIVIRPEDLEITSVAEGKLRVKVDTQLFRGVHYEISCYDDSGQEWLVHSTKKAELGSEIGLHFDPEAIHVMRFGETEEEFDRRLEAYEEVEQHVR; via the coding sequence ATGGGAGAGCAAACCATCATCCGATTTGAACGGGTGACCAAGCAATATGACAACGATCCCCCGGTGCTGGCGAATGTCAGCTTTGAGATTGAGCGTGGTAAATTTTATACACTGCTGGGTCCTTCCGGCTGTGGTAAAACGACGATTCTGCGTATGATTGCAGGCTTTGCAGAGCCGACGGAAGGCTCCATCTATTTGAATGACAAGCTCATTAATCGTGTTCCAGCCAATGAACGGCAGGTCAATACCGTGTTTCAGGATTACGCGTTATTCCCGCATCTGAATGTGTTTGAAAATGTCGCTTTTGGTCTGCGGATCAAAAAGATGAACAAAAAAGACATTCAGGAAAAGGTGACACAGGCATTGTCCTTTGTCAATCTGGAGGGCTACGGTGAACGGGAAATTTCCGAAATGTCCGGGGGACAGCGTCAACGTGTAGCCATCGCACGGGCCATCGTCAATGAACCGGAGGTTTTGCTGCTGGATGAACCATTGTCTGCGCTGGATTTAAAGCTGCGTACAGAAATGCAGTACATTTTGCGCGAAATGCAGCAGCGCCTTGGAATTACCTTTATTTTCGTTACGCATGATCAGGAGGAAGCGCTGGCTATGTCGGACGAAATTTTTGTCATGAACAAAGGCAAGATTGAGCAGAGCGGCACACCTAATGATATTTATGATGAACCGATCAATCGGTTTGTTGCGGATTTCATTGGTGAATCCAATATTGTCCCTGGACGTATGATTGCCGATTATCAGGTGGAATTCAACGGCCGACAGTTTGAGTGTGTAGACGGTGGGCTGCGTCCTAATGAACCGATCGAAATCGTCATCCGGCCGGAGGATTTGGAGATTACCAGTGTGGCTGAGGGGAAGCTGCGTGTAAAGGTGGATACTCAATTATTCCGCGGGGTTCACTATGAGATTAGCTGCTACGATGATTCGGGGCAGGAATGGCTGGTGCACTCCACCAAAAAGGCGGAGCTTGGTAGTGAAATCGGCCTGCACTTTGACCCGGAAGCGATTCATGTGATGCGTTTTGGGGAAACGGAGGAAGAATTTGATCGGCGTCTGGAAGCCTATGAAGAGGTGGAGCAGCATGTCCGGTAA
- a CDS encoding ABC transporter permease, with the protein MSGNTRAAYLLPYYLWIVLFVVAPVVLVFYYSLFDVDGHFTFSNYAQFLTPVYLSMTLSSFWFAFLITVFSLLVAYPAAYLLTRTKHKQLWLLLIILPTWINLLLKTYAFIGIFGTYGPVNAVLGMVGLGGQQILFTSSSFVFVSVYIFVPFMILPIFNALEGLNPSLLDAARDLGASKWTAFRRVVFPLTLSGVRSGCMAVFIPALSLFMITRLIAGNRVITLGTAIEQHFLVTQDWGMGSTVAVFLILAMGIIMVVTSGTKRRVRHGK; encoded by the coding sequence ATGTCCGGTAATACAAGAGCAGCGTATCTGCTGCCTTACTACTTATGGATTGTATTGTTCGTGGTAGCACCAGTTGTGCTTGTGTTTTACTACTCTTTATTTGATGTGGACGGTCATTTCACATTCAGCAATTATGCACAGTTTCTGACACCTGTTTACTTGAGTATGACGCTCAGTTCGTTTTGGTTCGCATTTCTGATCACGGTGTTTTCGCTTCTGGTGGCTTATCCGGCGGCGTATTTGCTCACACGAACCAAGCATAAGCAGCTGTGGCTATTGCTCATTATTTTGCCGACATGGATTAACCTGCTGCTTAAAACGTATGCTTTTATCGGGATTTTCGGTACCTATGGTCCGGTGAATGCTGTATTAGGTATGGTTGGATTGGGTGGTCAGCAAATTTTGTTTACCAGTTCCAGCTTTGTGTTTGTGTCGGTGTATATTTTTGTGCCTTTTATGATTTTGCCGATCTTTAACGCACTGGAAGGGCTAAACCCTTCACTGCTGGATGCTGCGCGTGATTTGGGAGCCTCCAAATGGACTGCGTTTCGCCGGGTTGTTTTCCCGCTAACGCTTTCGGGCGTGCGATCCGGCTGTATGGCGGTGTTCATTCCGGCGCTGTCGCTATTTATGATCACCCGTCTGATTGCGGGCAACCGTGTCATTACCCTGGGAACTGCGATTGAGCAGCATTTTCTGGTGACACAGGATTGGGGGATGGGCTCTACGGTGGCTGTGTTCCTGATATTGGCGATGGGTATCATTATGGTGGTCACATCGGGAACGAAACGGAGGGTACGACATGGCAAATAA
- a CDS encoding ABC transporter permease produces MANKNRFGNMYLVIVFLVLYAPILYLMYYSFNSGGTMHKFEGFTLQYYKEVFADTRLIIIVINTLVIALLSSALATIIGIMGALAIHQMQNRRVKNTLLSLNNVLIVNPDVIIGASFLILFTMAGIKLGFYSVLLSHIAFSVPIAVIMILPRLQEMSPSLVDAARDLGASRLDVLTKVILPFIKPGIYAGFFMALTYSLDDFAVTFFVTGSGYSTLSVEIYSRARQGVSLSINALSTLIFLFTVLLVVGYYFIMRKANRNGKKEPAAEMGVPR; encoded by the coding sequence ATGGCAAATAAAAATCGATTCGGGAATATGTATTTGGTGATCGTTTTTCTCGTGTTGTACGCACCCATTCTGTATCTGATGTACTATTCCTTCAACAGCGGCGGGACGATGCACAAGTTTGAAGGCTTTACGCTCCAATACTATAAAGAAGTGTTTGCAGACACTCGCCTGATCATTATTGTCATTAACACCTTGGTGATCGCGTTGCTGTCGTCTGCACTGGCTACGATTATTGGCATCATGGGCGCGCTGGCTATTCATCAGATGCAGAATCGTCGGGTCAAAAATACGCTTTTGTCACTCAACAATGTGCTGATCGTGAACCCTGATGTGATTATTGGCGCGTCCTTCCTCATTTTGTTCACGATGGCCGGGATCAAGCTGGGTTTCTACTCGGTTTTGTTATCCCATATTGCATTTAGTGTACCGATTGCGGTCATTATGATTTTGCCGCGGCTTCAGGAAATGAGTCCATCTCTGGTTGATGCAGCGCGTGATTTGGGTGCCAGCCGGCTGGATGTGCTGACCAAGGTGATTTTACCCTTTATCAAGCCAGGGATTTATGCGGGCTTTTTTATGGCGTTAACGTACTCGCTGGATGATTTTGCGGTGACCTTTTTTGTGACAGGCAGCGGCTATTCGACCTTGTCAGTGGAAATTTACTCACGTGCCCGCCAAGGGGTTTCCCTGTCCATCAATGCGTTGTCCACGCTCATTTTCCTGTTTACGGTGCTGCTGGTGGTGGGCTATTACTTTATTATGCGTAAGGCGAACCGTAATGGAAAAAAAGAGCCTGCGGCGGAAATGGGGGTACCTAGATGA
- a CDS encoding ABC transporter substrate-binding protein, whose protein sequence is MKSLVRVFLSIFIISFSLMGVAAWLNSSQGYSGGNTLTVYNWGDYIDPELLERFQKETGITVIYQTFDSNEAMLTKIEQGGTSFDVAVPSEYALAKMKQEHLLLPLDHSRLPNLKHVDSHFLNLSFDPDNQYSVPYFWGTVGIVFNPELTKGVDFHSWDGLWDPKLRNNLLLVDGAREIMGMSLNSLHYSLNDTNKAHLQQALTKLEKLAPNVKAVVGDEIKMLLANEEAAAGVVWSGDASEIMDQNDKLDYIVPDEGSNLWFDNMVIPKTATHVDAAHKFINFMMQPDVAAQNAEFVGYSTPNKDGKKLLPADISGDERFYPPSEITDKLEVYDNLGKRMLAHYNELFLQFKMHLK, encoded by the coding sequence ATGAAGTCGCTTGTGCGCGTATTTCTCTCCATTTTTATCATCTCGTTTAGCCTGATGGGGGTGGCGGCATGGCTCAACTCCAGTCAGGGCTATTCCGGTGGCAACACGCTGACGGTGTACAACTGGGGAGACTACATTGACCCTGAGCTGCTGGAAAGGTTTCAGAAGGAGACGGGGATTACCGTCATTTATCAGACGTTTGACTCCAATGAGGCGATGCTGACGAAAATCGAGCAGGGTGGAACTTCGTTTGATGTCGCGGTTCCTTCGGAGTATGCGCTGGCTAAAATGAAGCAGGAGCACCTTTTGCTTCCGCTGGATCACAGCAGGCTGCCGAATTTGAAGCATGTGGATTCTCATTTTCTAAACCTTTCGTTTGATCCGGATAACCAATATTCAGTCCCGTATTTTTGGGGTACGGTCGGGATTGTGTTTAACCCGGAGCTGACCAAAGGCGTTGATTTTCATAGCTGGGATGGCCTATGGGACCCGAAGCTGCGCAACAATTTGCTGCTGGTCGATGGAGCCAGGGAGATTATGGGCATGTCGCTGAACAGTCTTCACTATTCCTTAAATGATACAAACAAGGCGCATTTGCAGCAAGCTTTGACGAAGCTGGAGAAGTTGGCGCCGAATGTCAAGGCCGTTGTCGGTGACGAGATTAAAATGCTGCTTGCCAATGAGGAAGCTGCTGCGGGGGTTGTATGGTCCGGTGATGCGTCGGAAATCATGGATCAGAACGACAAGCTGGATTACATCGTGCCGGATGAAGGCTCCAACCTGTGGTTTGACAACATGGTTATTCCCAAAACAGCTACCCATGTGGATGCGGCCCATAAATTCATCAATTTTATGATGCAGCCCGATGTAGCCGCTCAAAATGCCGAGTTTGTAGGCTACTCTACTCCTAACAAAGACGGTAAAAAGCTGCTGCCTGCAGATATTTCTGGCGATGAGCGCTTCTACCCACCGTCCGAAATTACCGACAAGCTGGAGGTATACGACAATCTCGGCAAGCGGATGCTGGCTCATTATAATGAATTGTTTTTGCAATTCAAAATGCATTTAAAATAG